One Dehalococcoidia bacterium DNA segment encodes these proteins:
- a CDS encoding enoyl-CoA hydratase/isomerase family protein, with product MAIKKQESYQIADAKFFQKSEKPYCIYEVDREKGIATITFNKPEKLNAATPGDLLELRDRVIDAEEDTDVKVVVFKGSGKCFSTGIDLDWIKQAYNEKGKERRPSQRYRHARADKLYGLRGFYQVVMTCLKATVAQVHGQCYGTGFQLAAVCDITIASDDAEFTDPTYRYIGASPVDMVLLFHTIGLKRTKEMMLTGRPIGAKEAVEAGLINRAVPKAKLDEEVQKVVDMICRQPYDAIVTGKACFETAMDISGVAAGIYAGVEEQTWQTNIQFQPGDFNLLKSLKAKGTSGAIEEEKSYFKEKPAKQLKKK from the coding sequence ATGGCCATAAAGAAGCAGGAAAGCTACCAAATTGCGGATGCAAAGTTCTTCCAGAAGTCGGAGAAACCTTATTGTATTTATGAAGTCGATAGGGAGAAGGGGATTGCTACTATCACCTTCAATAAGCCGGAGAAGCTGAATGCGGCAACCCCGGGCGATCTTTTGGAGTTGAGAGACCGGGTGATTGATGCCGAAGAGGATACCGACGTCAAGGTTGTGGTTTTCAAAGGAAGCGGAAAGTGTTTTTCCACCGGAATAGATCTGGATTGGATAAAACAGGCCTACAATGAAAAAGGCAAGGAGAGGAGACCGAGCCAGAGATATCGGCATGCCCGTGCGGATAAACTCTACGGATTGAGGGGATTTTACCAGGTGGTGATGACCTGCCTCAAAGCCACGGTTGCTCAGGTTCACGGGCAGTGCTACGGCACAGGGTTCCAGCTTGCTGCCGTGTGCGATATCACTATCGCCAGCGATGACGCTGAATTCACTGATCCCACTTATCGCTATATCGGGGCCTCACCGGTAGACATGGTCCTCCTCTTCCACACCATCGGGCTGAAGAGAACCAAAGAGATGATGCTCACCGGAAGGCCAATCGGCGCCAAAGAGGCCGTCGAAGCTGGGTTGATCAACCGCGCGGTTCCAAAGGCCAAGCTGGATGAAGAGGTTCAGAAGGTCGTAGACATGATCTGTAGACAGCCTTATGATGCGATTGTGACCGGAAAGGCTTGCTTCGAAACAGCTATGGATATTTCCGGCGTGGCTGCAGGCATTTATGCCGGCGTAGAGGAACAGACCTGGCAGACCAATATCCAATTCCAGCCCGGCGACTTCAATTTGCTCAAATCCTTAAAGGCAAAAGGGACTTCGGGCGCTATTGAAGAAGAGAAGAGCTATTTCAAAGAAAAGCCGGCAAAGCAGTTGAAGAAGAAATAG